A genome region from Geoalkalibacter ferrihydriticus DSM 17813 includes the following:
- a CDS encoding selenium metabolism-associated LysR family transcriptional regulator: protein MDLKRLEVFCRTVEHKSFTRAAEALLLSQPTVSEHIRHLEEMLGEKLLDRLGREVQPTPAGQILYQYAQRILRLKDEACQALEHFRGNLAGHLSLGASTIPGAYLLPRQIAALKRQVPAVQVSLQISGTSNIESGLLQGELELALIGAQAKDARLECRELFRDEIVLVAPPEHPLTRRPQVSLEDLRDEDFLLRERASGTRTVTVRALREQGFDLEKARVVAELGSGEAIRESVKAGIGIAFISSLAAAEERSRGTLAVVPLTDFSLRRPFFLVHRRNRELTPVAQLFCRRLAEAAAIAK from the coding sequence ATGGATCTTAAACGCCTCGAAGTATTTTGCCGCACCGTCGAGCACAAAAGCTTCACCCGTGCCGCCGAAGCGCTGCTGCTGTCCCAACCGACGGTCAGCGAACATATCCGCCACCTGGAGGAAATGCTCGGCGAAAAACTGCTCGACCGGCTCGGACGCGAGGTGCAACCAACCCCGGCCGGACAAATTCTTTATCAGTATGCCCAGCGCATCCTGCGCCTCAAGGACGAGGCGTGCCAGGCCCTGGAACACTTCCGCGGCAACCTCGCGGGCCATCTCAGCCTGGGCGCCAGCACCATTCCCGGCGCCTATCTGTTGCCGCGTCAGATCGCCGCACTCAAGCGGCAAGTGCCTGCCGTGCAGGTGAGCCTGCAAATATCCGGCACCAGCAACATCGAGAGTGGACTGCTGCAAGGCGAGCTGGAACTGGCCCTCATCGGCGCCCAGGCCAAGGACGCGCGCCTGGAGTGCCGTGAGCTGTTCCGGGATGAAATCGTTCTGGTCGCACCACCCGAGCATCCCCTGACGCGCAGACCCCAGGTCAGCCTTGAGGATTTGCGGGACGAGGATTTTCTCTTGCGCGAGCGTGCCTCAGGTACCCGCACGGTCACCGTGCGGGCGTTACGCGAACAGGGCTTCGACCTGGAAAAAGCCAGGGTGGTGGCCGAACTGGGCAGCGGCGAGGCCATTCGCGAAAGTGTCAAGGCCGGCATCGGCATCGCCTTTATCTCATCGTTGGCGGCCGCCGAGGAGCGCAGCCGCGGCACCCTGGCCGTCGTACCCCTGACGGACTTCTCCCTGCGGCGCCCCTTTTTCCTTGTCCATCGGCGCAATCGCGAGCTAACTCCCGTGGCGCAACTTTTCTGCCGGCGCCTCGCCGAAGCCGCGGCCATTGCAAAATAA
- a CDS encoding threonine aldolase family protein, which produces MMKSAPAPVLQKNQFASDNYSGICPQAWQAMAQANQGTAAAYGNDPWTARACDLLRDFFETDCQVFFVFNGTAGNSLALAALCHSYHSVICHESSHVETDECGAAEFFSNGTKILLVPGEHGKVDLDAVAHTVARRSDIHYPKPKVLSITQATELGTVYCLQELQAVGAQARHLNLHLHMDGARFANALASLAASPADISWRAGVDVLTLGGTKNGMAVGEAVIFFNRGLAEEFDYRCKQAGQLASKMRFLAAPWIGLLESGAYLRNAAHANRCAALLESELRKIKGVTLTHPRQANAVFVSMPPSLIESLRTRGWHFYTFIGSGHARFMCSWNTLEADIAALVADMRELAARLPDQAPPE; this is translated from the coding sequence ATGATGAAATCAGCTCCCGCGCCGGTCCTGCAAAAAAACCAATTCGCCAGCGACAACTATTCCGGCATCTGTCCGCAAGCCTGGCAGGCCATGGCCCAGGCCAATCAAGGCACTGCCGCTGCGTACGGCAATGATCCCTGGACAGCACGGGCCTGCGATCTGCTGCGCGATTTTTTTGAAACCGATTGCCAGGTGTTTTTCGTCTTCAACGGCACCGCCGGCAACTCTCTCGCCCTGGCTGCCCTGTGCCATTCTTACCACAGCGTTATCTGCCACGAGAGTTCGCATGTGGAAACGGATGAATGCGGTGCCGCAGAGTTTTTCTCCAACGGCACGAAAATCCTGCTGGTCCCCGGCGAACACGGCAAGGTTGATCTTGACGCCGTGGCTCATACCGTCGCGCGCCGCAGCGACATCCACTACCCCAAGCCCAAGGTGCTCTCCATCACCCAGGCCACCGAACTGGGCACCGTCTATTGCCTGCAGGAGCTGCAGGCAGTCGGCGCTCAGGCGCGCCACCTGAATCTGCACCTGCACATGGATGGCGCACGCTTTGCCAACGCCCTGGCGAGCCTGGCCGCGTCCCCGGCCGACATTTCCTGGCGCGCCGGCGTCGACGTGCTCACCCTCGGCGGCACCAAAAACGGTATGGCCGTGGGCGAGGCAGTGATTTTCTTCAACCGCGGCCTGGCCGAGGAATTCGACTACCGCTGCAAACAAGCCGGCCAGCTCGCCTCCAAGATGCGCTTTCTCGCCGCACCCTGGATCGGCTTGCTGGAAAGCGGCGCCTACCTGCGCAACGCCGCCCACGCCAATCGTTGCGCGGCGCTCCTCGAAAGCGAACTGCGCAAGATCAAGGGCGTCACACTCACCCACCCACGCCAGGCCAACGCCGTCTTTGTCAGCATGCCGCCGTCTTTGATCGAGAGCTTAAGGACGCGGGGCTGGCACTTTTATACCTTCATCGGCTCGGGCCATGCCCGCTTCATGTGTTCGTGGAACACCCTGGAGGCGGATATTGCAGCCCTGGTTGCCGACATGCGCGAACTTGCCGCCAGGCTGCCGGATCAGGCGCCGCCCGAATAG